A single window of Athene noctua chromosome 1, bAthNoc1.hap1.1, whole genome shotgun sequence DNA harbors:
- the CEP97 gene encoding centrosomal protein of 97 kDa, with protein MAAAAGVAARTETVSPAGGGLVVNWSGQGLQKLGPALPCDADTHTLILDKNQIIKLEHLEKCRNLMQLSVANNRLVRMMGVAKLTKLRVLNLPHNSIGYVEGLKDLVHLEWLNLAGNNLKAIEQINSCLSLQHLDLSDNNIAQLGDLSKLTLLKTLLLHGNIITSLRTAPVCLPQNLTVFSLAENEIRDLNEVSFLTSLHQLEQLSIMNNPCVMATPSIPGFDYRPYIVSWCLNLKVLDGYVISQKESLKAEWLYSQGKGRSYRPGQHVQLVQYLATVCPLISTYGLQTEEDAKLEKILSKQRLHQRQLMHQNQNEGPPTSSTPNKPPPVTYERSSPAQPPQIVLESEPIIQKNSWVGQSTNDDHSYAVKNTFLLERSFRKELYLEDIQTDEDKLNSSLLSSESTFMPVASGLSPVSPTSDLKLHGINLGLADDDDTGIERVSDVNSGETANKQEASCVTREHLNRPVGSLETQESIKESVLLPSDPVTASLTANTGSCSASSEDQTLHSHPSTSLGADSGVTTLCPDQMTGESSDSLAVVDQGAAELQRMTDAATKLQACWRGFYTRNYHPRAKEVRYEIRLNRMQEHIICLTDEIEKLRKEREEDKIQRLVQEEAVRFLWDQVKSLQQWQLSVTENLGATWQPGMPSASTVCPSKPSIRSSTFEQETPPDVRSSWLVPASDVHQEKSLLKFPDSGFHSSVADQTHASDLCISEKSLTEGTETSLSVETVKQCGSSVSACSSDVEDGHGECGQSRESSGNEQDSRLIQQYLESVQQLEEADEGTNCNNETEGSWPQVSLSAESRDSSSDTVSVDLPQDSSSPARGEISQTPESCKLNSGIVEGKQTDCDSSFQMLHVGIAV; from the exons gtTTGGTAGTCAATTGGTCAGGTCAAGGATTGCAAAAACTGGGTCCAGCCTTACCCTGTGATGCTGATACTCATACTCTGATTCTGGACAAAAACCAGATAATAAAATTGGAACACTTGGAGAAATGCAGGAATCTGATGCAG CTCTCTGTAGCCAACAATCGTTTGGTGCGAATGATGGGTGTAGCAAAACTGACTAAGCTCCGGGTGCTAAACTTGCCTCATAATAGTATTGGGTATGTGGAAGGGCTAAAGGATTTGGTGCACCTAGAATGGCTGAACTTGGCAGGCAATAATCTTAAG GCCATTGAACAAATCAATTCCTGTCTGTCTCTTCAGCACCTTGATTTGTCAGACAATAACATAGCTCAATTAGGCGATCTCTCCAAGCTTACATTGCTGAAG actCTTTTGCTACATGGAAATATTATAACTTCACTTCGCACTGCCCCCGTTTGTCTACCTCAGAATCTGACTGTTTTTTCTTTGGCAGAAAATGAAATCAGAGACTTAAATGAG gtTTCTTTCCTGACCTCTCTTCATCAATTGGAGCAGTTGTCAATTATGAACAATCCTTGTGTGATGGCCACACCTTCTATTCCTGGCTTTGACTACAGGCCATATATTGTCAGCTGGTGTCTGAACCTCAAAGTTCTTGACGGATATGTGATTTCTCAGAAAGAAAG TTTGAAAGCAGAATGGCTTTACAGTCAAGGTAAAGGAAGATCGTATCGACCTGGGCAGCATGTTCAGCTAGTCCAGTACTTGGCTACCGTTTGTCCTCTTATATCTACATACGGTCTCCAGACTGAAGAGGAtgccaaactggaaaaaatactgagtaagcaaag GCTCCACCAGAGGCAGCTGATgcatcaaaaccaaaatgaaggACCACCTACATCATCTACTCCCAACAAACCCCCGCCAGTTACTTATGAACGCAGCAGTCCAGCCCAGCCACCACAGATAGTTCTTGAAAGTG AACCTATCATCCAGAAGAATTCTTGGGTTGGCCAAAGTACAAACGATGATCATTCCTATGCAGTAAAGAACACTTTTCTTCTTGAAAGAAGTTTTCGCAAGGAGCTGTACCTTGAAGATATACAGACAGATGAAGACAAACTAAACAGCAGCCTTTTATCCTCAGAGTCTACTTTCATGCCAGTTGCTTCAGGATTGTCTCCAGTATCTCCTACTTCAGACCTGAAACTACATGGAATCAACTTGGGCCTAGCAGATGATGATGATACAGGGATTGAACGTGTGAGTGATGTTAATAGCGGAGAAACGGCTAACAAGCAAGAAGCTTCATGTGTTACAAGAGAGCACTTGAACAGACCAGTGGGAAGTTTGGAAACTCAAGAGAGTATCAAAGAGAGTGTGCTGTTGCCTTCTGATCCAGTAACAGCTAGCCTGACTGCTAATACTGGCAGTTGCTCAGCATCCTCTGAAGACCAAACTCTGCATAGTCACCCCAGCACCTCATTAGGTGCTGATTCAGGAGTTACAACTCTCTGTCCTGACCAGATGACGGGAGAAAGTTCTGACTCATTAGCTGTTGTCGATCAAGGTGCAGCTGAACTGCAAAGAATGACTGATGCAGCTACCAAGCTTCAAGCCTGCTGGAGAGGATTTTACACAAGGAACTACCATCCCCGAGCCAAGGAAGTGCGGTATGAAATTCGACTGAACAGAATGCAGGAGCACATCATTTGCTTAACTGATGAAATAGAAAA actaagaaaagaaagagaggaagataaGATTCAGAGGCTTGTACAGGAGGAAGCTGTCAGGTTTCTTTGGGATCAG GTTAAATCCCTTCAACAGTGGCAgctttcagtgacagaaaatttAGGTGCCACTTGGCAACCTGGGATGCCTTCAGCCAGTACTGTCTGTCCATCCAAACCATCTATTCGATCATCCACATTTGAGCAAGAAACCCCACCAGATGTTCGTTCTTCTTGGTTAGTTCCAGCTAGTGATGTTCATCAGGAAAAGTCTTTGTTGAAGTTCCCAGATTCTGGTTTTCACTCCTCTGTGGCTGATCAGACTCATGCCAGTGACTTGTGTATCTCTGAAAAGAGTTTAACAGAAGGAACTGAGACCTCTCTTTCAGTGGAAACTGTCAAACAATGTGGCAGTTCTGTTTCAGCATGTTCCTCAGATGTGGAGGATGGCCATGGGGAATGTGGGCAAAGTAGAGAGAGCTCTGGTAATGAGCAGGACAGCAGACTAATACAGCAGTATCTGGAATCTgttcagcagctggaagaggcTGATGAAGGGACAAATTGCAATAATGAAACAGAGGGTAGCTGGCCACAAGTCTCTCTTTCAGCAGAAAGCCGAGATTCTTCATCTGACACTGTCTCTGTAGATCTCCCTCAAGATTCATCGTCCCCTGCCCGAGGTGAAATCAGCCAGACACCAGAAAGCTGCAAACTGAATTCAGGAATAGTAGAAGGGAAGCAAACAGACTGCGATTCTTCATTTCAGATGCTGCATGTTGGGATAGCTGTATAG